A genomic stretch from Sulfurimonas sediminis includes:
- a CDS encoding DUF507 family protein, whose protein sequence is MKISLKTIPHIANKIAVDLNKSGAVTMTKGLESVALEAQKVLEENVKQEMALEKKVDEICVDNEEEIEFMLADERQLFFMIKKKLAPEYGVILDYEERYSDISHKILDELYEEDLIHFEVTENRIKNIIYNAITSFIADASEIEDAVMDKIRSYKRKFIPGTDEFDILHEKLYREELMKRGME, encoded by the coding sequence ATGAAAATATCTCTTAAAACTATTCCCCATATAGCAAATAAAATTGCTGTTGATTTAAACAAAAGTGGTGCTGTTACAATGACAAAAGGGCTTGAAAGTGTCGCACTTGAGGCACAGAAAGTTTTGGAAGAGAATGTCAAACAGGAGATGGCTCTTGAGAAAAAAGTAGATGAGATTTGTGTGGACAATGAAGAAGAGATTGAGTTTATGCTTGCAGATGAGAGACAGCTTTTCTTTATGATTAAGAAAAAACTGGCTCCAGAGTACGGAGTGATTTTGGATTATGAAGAGCGGTATTCGGATATATCGCACAAAATTCTTGATGAACTTTATGAAGAAGATTTGATTCATTTTGAAGTAACGGAAAATCGTATTAAAAACATTATTTACAATGCCATTACCTCTTTTATAGCGGATGCGTCGGAAATTGAAGATGCCGTAATGGATAAGATACGTTCGTATAAGAGAAAATTTATTCCGGGTACTGACGAATTTGACATCTTGCATGAAAAACTTTACAGGGAAGAATTAATGAAAAGAGGAATGGAGTAA
- a CDS encoding MotE family protein, which produces MKYLLLTAFLCSSLFSIQNSDKLFECTQIFNERKNELLVELERIDEQKQALNALKTATEELLKQKEAKLSLKEEEVNAKLEQISEKEKKIKAMLEKDAQILKELKSTKMNKISQTFAKMKAGAAANVLSDMDEKEAATILQSLKPKVVGKILTKMDPKKASKLTQLLAK; this is translated from the coding sequence TTGAAATATCTTTTACTTACCGCATTTCTCTGCTCTTCGCTTTTTTCGATACAAAACAGTGACAAACTTTTTGAATGTACCCAGATATTCAATGAAAGAAAAAATGAACTTTTGGTTGAACTTGAACGTATAGATGAGCAAAAACAGGCATTAAATGCCTTGAAAACGGCTACTGAAGAGTTGTTGAAACAAAAAGAGGCAAAACTTTCTTTGAAAGAAGAAGAAGTAAATGCCAAACTGGAGCAGATCAGCGAAAAAGAGAAGAAAATAAAAGCAATGCTTGAGAAAGATGCGCAAATACTCAAAGAGCTGAAATCGACAAAGATGAATAAAATATCGCAAACATTTGCAAAGATGAAAGCTGGGGCTGCGGCAAATGTACTCTCGGACATGGACGAAAAAGAAGCAGCGACTATCTTGCAATCACTTAAACCAAAAGTAGTAGGAAAAATATTAACCAAGATGGATCCAAAAAAAGCATCAAAGTTAACGCAACTATTAGCTAAATAA
- a CDS encoding flagellar export protein FliJ — protein MKTRFTSLVHVKKNIMQKSERVLQETNTNLQKAKKALEDSLAFLQEISLPSHGKIAEFMAGRALLDAQRAVIQHNQAWLQYAKNEVEQAKEALKKNMIEYEKYKYLEYEEIQKALKKIKIKEAKDLDEIALMTYTNKSEEAS, from the coding sequence GTGAAAACACGCTTTACCTCTTTGGTACATGTAAAGAAAAACATTATGCAAAAGAGTGAACGTGTTTTGCAAGAGACAAACACAAATCTGCAAAAAGCAAAAAAAGCGCTGGAAGACTCTCTGGCGTTTTTACAGGAAATTTCTCTCCCCTCACATGGAAAAATAGCAGAATTTATGGCAGGAAGGGCACTTTTGGATGCACAAAGAGCCGTGATACAGCATAATCAGGCATGGCTGCAGTATGCAAAAAACGAAGTAGAACAGGCAAAAGAGGCGTTGAAAAAAAACATGATAGAGTATGAAAAGTATAAATATTTAGAGTATGAAGAGATACAAAAAGCACTCAAAAAAATAAAAATAAAAGAGGCAAAAGATTTGGATGAAATTGCTCTGATGACCTATACAAACAAAAGCGAGGAAGCCTCTTGA
- a CDS encoding ATP phosphoribosyltransferase regulatory subunit: protein MILEHEIPNGSKLYFGKSAKIKRQIEKTASDILDANGYEEIVTPVFSYHQHQSIADQRELIRINDEKNNALSLRADSTIDVVRIIKKRLGSNTKQKKWFYIQPVFTYPTNEQYQVGVEFMGEKKLSCVATLAIEIFERLHVKPLMQISNIKIPELLVAMFDELTIDDFRHINIDKFLNLKVEWLSELVYLQYVEQIDDVLHKVPEAIKKELLKMKELCAEIACENAVLAPMYYAKMLYYDELFFRCIVGNEVYARGGRYKDSDLTSVGFAIYTDTLCEALEQ from the coding sequence ATGATACTTGAACATGAAATACCGAATGGTTCAAAACTTTATTTTGGCAAATCCGCCAAGATAAAACGCCAGATAGAAAAAACTGCAAGTGATATTCTTGATGCCAACGGCTATGAAGAGATAGTAACTCCTGTTTTTTCCTACCATCAGCATCAAAGTATTGCTGATCAAAGAGAGCTGATTCGTATAAATGATGAAAAAAACAATGCGCTTTCTTTGCGTGCGGACTCGACAATAGATGTTGTACGCATTATAAAAAAAAGACTCGGAAGCAATACGAAACAGAAAAAGTGGTTCTATATTCAGCCTGTGTTTACCTACCCGACAAACGAGCAGTATCAGGTCGGTGTAGAATTTATGGGGGAGAAAAAACTCTCTTGTGTGGCAACACTGGCAATAGAGATTTTTGAGCGCTTACATGTAAAGCCTCTGATGCAGATTTCAAATATTAAAATACCCGAGTTGCTGGTTGCGATGTTTGATGAACTGACTATAGATGACTTCAGGCATATCAACATTGACAAGTTTTTGAATCTCAAAGTCGAATGGCTGAGTGAACTTGTTTATCTGCAGTATGTGGAGCAGATAGATGATGTGCTTCACAAGGTACCTGAAGCAATCAAAAAAGAACTCTTGAAGATGAAAGAACTGTGCGCGGAAATTGCCTGTGAAAATGCTGTTTTGGCACCAATGTATTATGCAAAAATGCTCTATTATGATGAGCTGTTTTTCAGATGTATAGTGGGCAATGAAGTCTATGCACGGGGCGGAAGATATAAAGATTCAGATTTGACATCTGTAGGGTTTGCAATTTATACAGATACTTTGTGTGAAGCATTAGAGCAATAG
- a CDS encoding pyridoxal-phosphate-dependent aminotransferase family protein codes for MLLFTPGPTPVPQNVRNAMADETMHHRTPEFEAIFEKTREHLFELFATDEVVMIASSGTGAMEATVVNLCKNTLLSVNSGKFGERFGKIAKAHGLKNIEIKNEWDTPVSVEDVVAAVKSNSDIDAVAVQISESAGGLRHPVEEIAEALKAINPDIMVIADGITAVGVERIDVTNIDALIAGSQKALMLPPGLAIIGLSNAAIEKIGEGRGYYFNLASEIKKQRQNTTAYTAATTLVIGLLEVLETIKKEGGFGVLYCNTARRAKATRAALEAIGLHSYPKVPAKSMTTIDDKDAAKIRSALKEEYGVNVAGGQDHLKGKIFRINQMGLIAPYESVWVVNAIELILHRLGRLEYAGIASKVYNEVYFKTALEKKEI; via the coding sequence ATGTTACTTTTTACACCCGGTCCTACACCAGTACCGCAAAATGTTAGAAATGCCATGGCTGATGAGACAATGCACCATCGCACCCCTGAATTTGAAGCTATTTTTGAAAAAACACGCGAACATCTTTTTGAACTTTTTGCTACTGATGAAGTTGTTATGATTGCATCAAGCGGAACAGGCGCTATGGAAGCAACAGTGGTCAACCTGTGTAAAAACACACTTTTAAGTGTCAATTCAGGAAAATTCGGCGAGCGTTTTGGAAAAATTGCCAAAGCACACGGACTCAAAAATATTGAGATAAAAAATGAGTGGGACACACCTGTCAGTGTTGAAGATGTTGTTGCCGCTGTAAAATCCAACAGCGACATTGATGCTGTGGCTGTGCAGATTTCTGAAAGTGCGGGCGGACTGAGACATCCCGTGGAAGAGATAGCAGAGGCGCTCAAGGCAATAAATCCAGATATTATGGTTATTGCAGATGGGATTACCGCTGTCGGTGTCGAACGTATAGATGTGACAAATATTGATGCGTTGATAGCAGGCAGTCAAAAAGCACTTATGCTGCCTCCGGGACTTGCAATTATAGGCCTTTCAAATGCTGCAATAGAAAAAATCGGTGAGGGCAGAGGCTACTATTTTAATCTTGCGTCCGAAATCAAAAAGCAGCGCCAGAACACAACAGCCTATACTGCTGCCACGACACTTGTTATCGGGCTTTTGGAAGTTCTGGAGACAATAAAAAAAGAGGGCGGTTTCGGTGTGCTCTATTGCAACACCGCAAGACGCGCCAAAGCGACAAGAGCCGCACTTGAAGCGATAGGCCTGCACTCTTACCCGAAAGTACCTGCAAAAAGTATGACAACCATTGATGACAAAGATGCGGCAAAAATCCGCTCCGCTTTAAAAGAGGAGTATGGGGTAAATGTAGCCGGTGGACAGGACCATTTAAAAGGTAAAATTTTCAGAATTAATCAGATGGGGCTTATTGCTCCTTATGAATCTGTCTGGGTCGTCAATGCAATAGAGTTGATTTTACACCGTTTGGGCCGTTTGGAGTATGCTGGCATTGCTTCAAAAGTCTATAATGAAGTCTACTTTAAAACCGCATTAGAAAAAAAAGAGATATAA
- a CDS encoding undecaprenyl-diphosphate phosphatase, producing the protein MTLSDSVLLGIIEGFTEFLPISSTGHLIVASQFLGIDQTNVTKAYEVIIQFAAILAVVLNYREKFTFKHISLWTKVLLAFLPIGIVGFIFSHQIKALFSINIVAIMFIIGGIIFLIVEKFYIPKEKKLTEDVEDVTLRQSLWIGIAQIFALIPGTSRAGATIIGALLVGLDRKASAEFSFLLAFPVMGAVSGYDLLKHYHEFSSANIEALAVGFFVAFVVAYLTIKLFLKFLEKFTFVAFGVYRILFGVILLTLFN; encoded by the coding sequence ATGACATTGTCTGACTCTGTTTTACTAGGTATAATTGAAGGTTTTACCGAATTTCTTCCCATATCTTCAACCGGTCATCTGATTGTAGCGAGTCAATTTTTGGGCATAGACCAGACAAATGTCACCAAAGCGTATGAAGTCATCATCCAGTTTGCAGCCATTTTGGCTGTTGTTCTCAACTACAGAGAAAAATTTACATTTAAACATATTTCTTTATGGACAAAAGTTTTGCTTGCCTTTTTGCCTATCGGTATTGTCGGTTTCATTTTTTCACATCAGATCAAAGCACTTTTCAGTATCAATATTGTTGCGATTATGTTTATCATAGGCGGAATTATATTTTTAATTGTCGAAAAGTTTTATATTCCCAAAGAAAAAAAACTTACAGAAGATGTCGAAGATGTTACACTCAGGCAGTCTTTGTGGATCGGTATTGCGCAGATTTTTGCACTCATCCCCGGAACTTCACGTGCGGGAGCCACCATTATCGGAGCACTTTTAGTCGGTTTGGACAGAAAAGCCAGTGCGGAGTTTAGTTTTTTGCTTGCTTTTCCTGTCATGGGTGCTGTCAGCGGATACGACCTGCTTAAACATTACCATGAATTTTCCTCTGCAAACATCGAGGCTTTGGCTGTCGGCTTTTTTGTTGCTTTTGTTGTTGCCTATCTGACAATCAAGCTATTTTTGAAATTTTTGGAAAAATTCACCTTTGTTGCCTTTGGTGTATACAGAATTCTTTTTGGTGTGATACTTTTAACGCTATTTAACTAA
- the rdgB gene encoding RdgB/HAM1 family non-canonical purine NTP pyrophosphatase encodes MKKLVLATSNKGKVREIKELCSEYEVVPYTDLIDAFEIIEDADTFQENALIKARAVYKALGDENAIVLADDSGISVDVLEGAPGIYSARYTGEGADDKENLQKLMQDIKAKGVTSSPAHYTAAIAIVTKGIEKTVHGWMHGEALTEAKGEGGFGYDPMFVPLGYEKTLGELDEKVKKELSHRSQALKLAGKILKSL; translated from the coding sequence TTGAAAAAACTGGTTTTAGCAACATCAAACAAGGGAAAAGTCAGAGAGATCAAAGAACTTTGCAGTGAATATGAAGTAGTGCCCTATACAGATTTAATCGATGCTTTTGAAATCATAGAAGATGCCGATACATTTCAGGAGAATGCACTGATTAAAGCGCGTGCGGTTTACAAGGCCCTGGGTGATGAAAATGCAATTGTACTGGCTGATGACAGTGGCATAAGTGTGGATGTGCTCGAAGGGGCACCGGGAATTTACAGTGCCAGATACACAGGAGAAGGGGCAGATGACAAAGAGAATCTGCAAAAGCTTATGCAGGATATCAAAGCAAAAGGTGTGACGAGCTCTCCTGCACACTATACGGCAGCCATTGCCATTGTGACAAAAGGGATTGAAAAAACAGTACACGGATGGATGCACGGAGAGGCTTTGACTGAGGCAAAAGGGGAAGGCGGTTTTGGATATGACCCGATGTTTGTACCGCTCGGTTATGAAAAAACACTGGGCGAGTTGGATGAAAAAGTCAAAAAAGAGCTTTCTCACCGCTCCCAGGCTTTAAAACTGGCGGGTAAAATTTTAAAAAGTCTATAA
- a CDS encoding MFS transporter, with amino-acid sequence MFKKVLPLSSILFLRFLGLFLVLPVLSVYALDLEGATPFLVGVVVGGYALTQAVFQVPFGSMSDKIGRKPTILFGLLIFLVGSLICAYSTDIYTLMIGRFLQGAGAIGSVVTAMIADLVEEKQRGHAMAIMGGFIAMSFAAAMALGPVIAAEFGISVIFVITAILSLVAIVILFTKVPTPPKIKHIYHGKTKTADILKDPNLLSMIIINAMQKGLMTAAFVIIPVFLTKPEYGFGWEKSDLWMVYVPAMIAGLVAMGPAAVFGEKRNIPKQIFLVSIVLFIASFVMMGTTSSSAVFVTAVIFFFVAFNMMEPLVQSMISKFAKVHQKGAALGIANSAAYFATFLGGTFAGLYLDASSRETLGLTIGAIGLLWLIWTLLKMKNPTRYSHLIIPQNEVDFDKLNALESEHIAEWFINETEHVVVIKYATEKLEEETLKAQIIK; translated from the coding sequence ATGTTTAAAAAAGTTTTACCTCTCTCCAGTATTCTTTTTCTCAGATTTTTAGGACTTTTTCTCGTTTTACCGGTTCTTTCCGTTTATGCTCTTGACCTGGAAGGAGCCACGCCTTTTCTTGTCGGTGTTGTTGTCGGTGGCTATGCCCTGACACAAGCTGTTTTTCAGGTTCCTTTTGGAAGCATGAGTGACAAAATCGGAAGAAAACCGACAATACTCTTCGGTCTGCTCATCTTTTTGGTCGGTTCACTTATCTGTGCCTACTCAACAGATATATATACCTTGATGATTGGACGTTTTTTACAAGGTGCAGGCGCTATCGGTTCTGTTGTTACGGCAATGATTGCCGACCTGGTTGAAGAGAAGCAGCGTGGTCATGCAATGGCAATCATGGGCGGTTTTATCGCTATGAGTTTTGCCGCTGCTATGGCACTCGGTCCGGTTATTGCCGCAGAATTCGGCATCAGTGTTATCTTTGTTATTACGGCAATTTTATCACTTGTTGCTATTGTTATTCTGTTTACAAAGGTACCGACACCGCCAAAGATAAAACACATCTACCACGGAAAAACCAAAACAGCAGACATTTTAAAAGATCCGAATCTCTTAAGTATGATTATCATCAATGCCATGCAAAAAGGTCTGATGACTGCCGCGTTTGTCATCATTCCCGTCTTTTTGACCAAACCGGAATACGGTTTTGGCTGGGAAAAGAGTGATCTGTGGATGGTCTATGTACCTGCCATGATTGCAGGACTTGTTGCGATGGGACCGGCTGCTGTATTTGGAGAAAAAAGAAACATTCCAAAACAGATCTTTTTAGTCTCTATCGTACTGTTTATCGCTTCCTTTGTGATGATGGGAACAACCTCATCGAGTGCTGTTTTTGTTACTGCCGTTATCTTCTTTTTTGTGGCCTTTAACATGATGGAACCGCTTGTGCAGTCTATGATCAGCAAGTTTGCAAAAGTACACCAAAAGGGTGCCGCTTTGGGTATAGCAAACTCTGCGGCATATTTTGCAACCTTTTTGGGCGGTACCTTTGCAGGACTCTACCTTGATGCCAGTTCCAGAGAGACTTTGGGACTTACCATCGGTGCCATTGGTCTTTTATGGCTTATATGGACACTCTTGAAGATGAAAAATCCTACAAGATATTCTCATTTGATTATTCCCCAGAATGAAGTGGACTTTGATAAACTCAATGCCCTGGAAAGCGAACATATTGCGGAGTGGTTCATCAATGAAACAGAGCATGTCGTCGTCATAAAATATGCAACGGAAAAACTCGAAGAAGAGACACTCAAAGCGCAGATAATTAAATAA
- the nosD gene encoding nitrous oxide reductase family maturation protein NosD has product MQTLWKRFINFISIFFLAFVSSLFANPLQDALNKAKPDAVIKLHNGIYYGNLVIDKPVTLVGIGEDVEIRGDGNASVITIHSSRVCLKNLLISNSGKNMQKIDAAVALKQVKHCEISNCRVQNVLYGIDMDRVERSSILHNDITVAKNDIALRGNGLKLYYSHYNTIRGNSIHHTRDVTLNYSHHNLLQDNTFTHNRFATHLELSNANVLQHNRYMYNSVGMMFMGVKETKVLANKIYSSTGAAGIGVMIGDVSDFVFTGNSVRYNAKGIYIQGAEKARGMKRFFRNNEIAYNAEALHFHASIRDNTIVHNKFFGNIDDVLKDIGGDFDASNVVEYNYWDRYDGFDANGDGIGDTPYRVYQHADLLWQENHKVKFFYAAPVMSLLDFLLKLAPFIEPDLIMEDKKPIFRSF; this is encoded by the coding sequence TTGCAAACATTATGGAAGAGATTCATAAATTTTATTAGTATATTTTTCCTGGCTTTTGTCTCTTCTTTGTTTGCAAATCCTTTGCAGGATGCTCTGAACAAAGCCAAACCGGATGCTGTCATCAAGCTGCATAACGGCATATATTATGGCAATCTTGTCATTGACAAACCTGTTACACTTGTTGGAATTGGGGAAGATGTCGAAATTAGGGGCGATGGAAATGCTTCGGTCATCACCATACACAGTTCGAGAGTCTGTCTAAAAAATCTTCTTATCAGCAACAGCGGAAAAAATATGCAAAAAATTGATGCTGCTGTTGCCCTGAAACAGGTAAAACATTGCGAGATCAGCAATTGCAGAGTGCAAAATGTTTTATATGGAATTGACATGGACAGAGTAGAGCGGAGTTCCATTTTGCATAATGATATTACAGTGGCAAAAAATGACATTGCCCTTCGCGGGAATGGACTGAAACTCTATTATTCCCATTATAATACCATCAGAGGCAACAGCATCCACCACACCAGAGATGTAACCCTGAACTACTCACACCATAATCTTTTGCAGGACAATACCTTTACACACAACAGATTTGCAACACATTTGGAATTAAGCAATGCAAATGTGTTGCAACACAACCGTTACATGTACAACTCCGTAGGCATGATGTTTATGGGGGTAAAAGAGACAAAGGTTCTTGCAAACAAAATTTACAGTTCCACTGGAGCCGCAGGTATCGGTGTCATGATAGGAGATGTCTCTGATTTTGTATTTACAGGCAACAGTGTGCGTTACAATGCCAAAGGTATCTATATTCAAGGGGCTGAAAAAGCACGGGGAATGAAACGCTTCTTTAGAAACAATGAAATAGCCTATAATGCCGAAGCACTGCATTTTCATGCCTCCATCAGAGACAACACGATTGTGCATAACAAATTTTTTGGAAATATTGATGATGTTCTCAAAGATATCGGAGGTGATTTTGATGCTTCGAATGTGGTGGAGTATAATTACTGGGACAGATATGACGGTTTTGATGCAAACGGTGACGGAATCGGTGATACTCCCTACCGTGTTTATCAGCATGCTGATCTGCTGTGGCAGGAGAACCATAAAGTCAAGTTCTTTTATGCGGCTCCGGTGATGAGTCTGCTTGATTTTTTGCTTAAACTAGCCCCTTTTATAGAACCGGATTTAATTATGGAGGACAAAAAACCTATCTTCCGATCTTTTTGA
- a CDS encoding PAS domain-containing protein, which yields MKKPIPKDEEIVLDPKRYIVSETDEKGKITFANDYFCEVSGYTQEELIGQPHSIVRHPDMPKVVFKLLWETIQQGKNINAVVKNLAKDGRYYWIFTEFEIRKDTDTGKIIGYHASRKKISRHVIEILADLYAKLLEIEKKEGIAASEKYLVAFLKEKGESIEFANIMEEIHKFY from the coding sequence ATGAAAAAACCCATACCAAAAGACGAAGAGATTGTACTGGATCCAAAAAGATATATTGTCAGTGAAACAGATGAAAAAGGCAAGATTACTTTTGCCAATGACTATTTTTGCGAAGTTTCAGGATATACACAAGAAGAACTTATAGGACAGCCTCACAGTATAGTCCGCCATCCTGATATGCCAAAAGTGGTCTTTAAACTTTTATGGGAGACTATTCAGCAGGGAAAAAACATTAATGCCGTTGTGAAAAATTTGGCAAAAGACGGGCGCTATTATTGGATATTTACCGAGTTTGAAATCAGAAAAGACACAGACACGGGGAAAATTATAGGCTACCATGCTTCACGAAAAAAAATTTCGAGGCATGTGATAGAGATTTTGGCAGATCTCTATGCCAAACTTTTGGAAATTGAAAAAAAAGAGGGAATTGCCGCAAGTGAAAAGTACCTTGTTGCATTTTTAAAAGAAAAAGGTGAGAGTATAGAGTTTGCAAACATTATGGAAGAGATTCATAAATTTTATTAG
- a CDS encoding nitrous oxide reductase accessory protein NosL: MKKIMSMILFATLLFSYEMNYDKNTTGLIRQMKVYKYSTWVAKIELANGKKIFFVSPKSMFEFYFRPAAWPEYNIRHESDFKNIYVTDFATAEPIKAKGAFYVYGSDTTSPLGDDLVPFDSYKRAEEFAKRHKGKRILGFREINRGLINWLNDSL, encoded by the coding sequence ATGAAAAAAATTATGAGTATGATCCTGTTTGCAACGCTGTTGTTTTCGTATGAGATGAATTATGACAAAAATACGACAGGGTTGATAAGACAGATGAAAGTCTATAAATATTCGACATGGGTCGCGAAGATAGAGCTGGCAAACGGAAAGAAAATATTTTTTGTTTCTCCAAAATCCATGTTTGAATTTTATTTCAGACCTGCCGCATGGCCGGAATACAATATCAGACACGAGAGTGATTTCAAAAACATTTATGTGACTGATTTTGCAACGGCAGAACCCATCAAAGCCAAGGGGGCTTTTTATGTGTACGGAAGCGATACGACCTCTCCTTTGGGTGATGACCTCGTACCCTTTGACTCGTACAAAAGAGCAGAAGAGTTTGCAAAAAGGCATAAAGGAAAACGCATTTTAGGTTTTAGAGAGATTAATAGAGGACTTATTAACTGGCTCAACGACAGCCTGTAG
- a CDS encoding ABC transporter permease yields MKNLYLIAYLDLKESIRAKWFLVYSLVFGGLIALFFIAGVTESQVMGFSGLSRLLLMYIQITIVILPIFILITTVRSISGDRDSHILEYMLSFPISLKQYYWGKIIGRFITVYLPVVFAMVIAVVYGAFKGAEIPWGIFFLYTGLLFAMSATFLGIAFFISSFVKSSEVALGIAFFIWIFLLAFIDIALISLMMQERFSEGLIITIALLNPMEIFRVAAISLFDPQLTVMGPVAYYILDSVSQTTFVLLAIGYPLVLGIGFAYLGYKIFEKKDLV; encoded by the coding sequence ATGAAAAATTTATATTTAATTGCATACCTGGACTTAAAAGAGTCAATCCGGGCGAAATGGTTTTTAGTCTATTCGCTTGTGTTTGGCGGGCTGATTGCTCTGTTTTTTATTGCAGGTGTTACCGAATCGCAGGTAATGGGTTTTAGCGGGCTGAGCCGTCTGCTGTTAATGTATATTCAGATAACAATTGTTATTTTGCCTATATTTATTTTAATTACGACGGTTCGTTCAATTTCGGGGGACAGAGACAGTCATATTTTGGAGTATATGCTCTCTTTTCCTATCTCTTTGAAACAGTATTACTGGGGGAAGATTATTGGGCGGTTTATTACCGTCTATCTGCCTGTTGTTTTTGCGATGGTGATTGCCGTTGTCTACGGTGCTTTTAAGGGAGCCGAAATTCCCTGGGGTATTTTCTTTTTGTATACCGGACTTTTGTTTGCGATGAGTGCCACATTTCTTGGTATTGCCTTTTTTATCTCCTCTTTTGTAAAGTCGTCCGAAGTGGCTTTGGGGATTGCCTTTTTTATCTGGATATTTTTACTGGCATTTATAGACATTGCTCTTATTTCACTGATGATGCAGGAACGTTTTAGTGAAGGTTTGATTATCACCATAGCGCTGTTAAACCCTATGGAGATTTTCCGGGTGGCAGCCATATCACTGTTTGATCCACAGTTGACAGTGATGGGTCCGGTTGCCTATTATATACTTGACTCTGTAAGTCAGACAACTTTTGTGCTGCTTGCGATTGGGTATCCTCTTGTTTTGGGGATTGGGTTTGCGTATCTCGGATATAAAATATTTGAGAAAAAAGATTTGGTCTAG
- a CDS encoding ABC transporter ATP-binding protein: MIQISHVTKKFGQNISLDNVSCEFRKNESIALMGANGAGKTTLIRSILGYYHPDAGEVLINGLNPVKKRVDVLSHISFVPQLPPPIKLSIDELIQYVCVSAEVDKELVKHYANEMKLDINANLNKSFFKLSGGMKQKLLIAISLAKKSDIIIYDEPTANLDPKARDDFYRLLKQNEQEKVLLFVTHRLEEVQELVNRQIYMDMGKIVSDERF; this comes from the coding sequence ATGATTCAGATATCCCATGTAACAAAAAAATTCGGACAGAACATTTCTCTTGACAATGTCAGCTGTGAATTTAGAAAAAACGAGTCCATAGCACTTATGGGCGCAAACGGTGCAGGAAAAACAACACTCATCCGTTCGATTTTGGGGTACTACCATCCTGATGCCGGAGAGGTGCTGATTAACGGGTTGAATCCTGTAAAAAAGAGAGTCGATGTTTTGTCCCATATCAGTTTTGTGCCGCAGCTTCCGCCGCCTATCAAGCTCAGTATTGACGAACTGATTCAGTATGTCTGTGTGAGTGCCGAGGTGGACAAAGAGTTGGTGAAACATTATGCAAATGAAATGAAACTCGACATAAATGCCAATTTGAACAAATCATTTTTCAAGCTCAGCGGAGGAATGAAACAGAAGCTTCTTATCGCAATCTCTTTGGCAAAAAAGAGTGACATTATCATTTATGATGAACCGACGGCAAACCTTGATCCAAAAGCCAGAGATGATTTTTACAGACTGCTCAAGCAAAACGAGCAGGAGAAGGTTTTGCTCTTTGTAACGCACAGGCTTGAAGAGGTACAGGAGTTGGTCAACAGGCAGATCTATATGGATATGGGAAAAATTGTATCAGATGAGAGATTTTAA
- a CDS encoding c-type cytochrome: MKNITVGILTLVIFGLMAWTAMNGGAYNGGEHGKIIADIGNRTAAVQESQPQEKSDREKENEALSALREKAGNVAGFKVSDAYKSKCASCHGVDGSGMQYGKKLMGPKLFGQSAETIYKKLEDFKSGRKENLVMKGLLIHMTQEDLRRFANEIGEFPARAQAVKQE; this comes from the coding sequence ATGAAAAATATAACAGTAGGAATTTTAACCTTGGTGATTTTTGGGCTGATGGCATGGACGGCTATGAACGGAGGGGCATACAACGGAGGCGAACATGGAAAAATTATTGCAGATATCGGCAACAGAACAGCTGCTGTGCAAGAGAGCCAACCGCAGGAAAAGAGTGACAGAGAAAAAGAGAACGAAGCATTAAGCGCACTGCGGGAAAAGGCCGGGAATGTTGCAGGTTTTAAAGTAAGTGATGCATACAAAAGCAAATGTGCTTCCTGTCACGGTGTAGACGGCAGCGGTATGCAGTATGGAAAAAAACTGATGGGACCGAAGCTCTTTGGACAAAGTGCAGAGACAATTTATAAAAAACTTGAAGACTTTAAATCGGGAAGAAAAGAAAACCTGGTGATGAAAGGGCTTTTAATTCATATGACACAAGAGGATTTACGCAGGTTTGCCAATGAAATAGGTGAGTTTCCGGCAAGAGCACAAGCAGTGAAACAGGAATAA